In Trichocoleus desertorum NBK24, the following are encoded in one genomic region:
- the malQ gene encoding 4-alpha-glucanotransferase — MPFPRASGILLHPTSLPGRYGIGDLGLEAHQFIDFLARSEQRLWQILPLGPTGYGNSPYMSFSTMAGNPLLISPDILRDNGFLSEEDLRDVPDFPLDKIDFERVIAWKMPLLRQASENFKQKASPIQQTEFEGFCRGKASWLDDYALFMALLETQEGGSWVEWPEELRLRKPEALELWRDKLADEIYFQKFLQFEFFRQWRELKTYSNAQNIRIIGDIPIYVAHNSSDVWGHPEVFQLDPTTGQPTEVAGVPPDYFSETGQLWGNPLYNWSHLESTNFAWWVERVREILAHVDMIRIDHFRGLEAYWSVPASEETAINGEWIKAPGYKLFETIREQLGSLPIIAEDLGSIDQAVLDLRDHFGFPGMKILHFAFGSDAKNTYLPFNVEANSVIYTGTHDNDTTLGWYQQAPDYERDRLHRYLGCTGPYGIVWDLIRLAMSSVSNQAIIPIQDVFSLGSDARMNAPGTAENNWAWRFRGEAMTEDYSNRLKEMVYIYGRQGDKV; from the coding sequence ATGCCCTTTCCCCGTGCCAGTGGTATCCTGCTACATCCAACGAGTCTACCTGGTCGTTATGGCATTGGTGATCTAGGGCTAGAAGCGCATCAGTTTATTGATTTTCTGGCTCGCAGCGAACAACGGCTGTGGCAGATATTGCCCCTTGGCCCCACGGGCTACGGCAACTCTCCCTACATGAGTTTCTCCACAATGGCGGGAAATCCGTTGCTGATTAGCCCTGATATCTTGAGAGACAACGGCTTCCTCAGTGAAGAAGATCTACGCGATGTCCCCGACTTTCCGTTAGACAAAATCGATTTTGAGCGGGTGATTGCTTGGAAGATGCCGTTGTTGCGGCAAGCTTCTGAGAACTTCAAGCAGAAAGCCAGCCCGATTCAACAAACAGAATTTGAAGGGTTTTGTCGCGGCAAAGCCAGTTGGTTAGATGACTACGCTCTGTTCATGGCCCTGCTGGAAACTCAGGAAGGTGGTAGCTGGGTAGAATGGCCCGAAGAATTGCGCCTGCGGAAACCAGAAGCGCTAGAGCTATGGCGAGACAAGCTAGCGGATGAAATCTACTTCCAAAAATTCTTGCAGTTCGAGTTTTTCCGGCAGTGGCGAGAGCTAAAAACCTACAGTAACGCTCAGAATATTCGGATTATTGGCGATATTCCCATATATGTCGCCCACAATAGCTCTGATGTTTGGGGCCATCCAGAAGTCTTTCAACTAGACCCCACCACGGGCCAACCCACAGAAGTGGCAGGCGTACCACCAGATTATTTCTCCGAAACGGGGCAGCTTTGGGGCAATCCGCTCTACAACTGGAGTCATCTGGAATCTACCAACTTTGCCTGGTGGGTGGAGCGAGTTCGAGAAATTCTGGCTCATGTGGACATGATTCGGATCGATCACTTCCGAGGTTTGGAAGCATATTGGTCGGTGCCTGCGAGTGAGGAAACCGCGATCAATGGGGAATGGATTAAGGCTCCGGGATATAAGCTATTTGAAACAATTCGGGAGCAGCTAGGAAGCCTGCCCATCATTGCTGAGGACTTAGGCTCGATCGATCAGGCTGTGTTGGATCTCAGAGATCATTTTGGCTTTCCCGGCATGAAGATCCTGCACTTTGCTTTTGGTAGCGATGCTAAGAATACTTATTTGCCGTTCAATGTAGAAGCCAATAGCGTCATCTACACGGGCACTCACGATAACGATACGACGTTGGGTTGGTATCAACAGGCTCCAGATTATGAGCGCGATCGCTTGCATCGCTATCTAGGTTGTACTGGGCCTTACGGGATTGTCTGGGATCTGATTCGTCTAGCAATGAGTTCAGTGTCGAATCAAGCGATCATTCCGATTCAGGATGTGTTTAGCTTGGGTTCTGATGCCCGCATGAATGCCCCTGGCACCGCTGAAAATAACTGGGCTTGGCGTTTCCGAGGGGAGGCTATGACCGAAGACTACAGCAACCGCCTCAAGGAGATGGTTTACATCTACGGTCGCCAAGGAGACAAGGTGTAG
- a CDS encoding ABC transporter substrate-binding protein, with protein MNRFAWLRQWLRYRAVVAAGAVGLAIASCQSPSNPGGINPSPTATPDTKGLKLGALLPATGDLSAVGPPLLDSVSLLVQTVNQCGGVNQAPVSLVSEDDQTEPAAGAEAMAKLVEVDRVAGVVGSFPSSVSSAAVDVAVRNRVMLISPASTSPTFTERAKKGDFQGFWARTAPPDTYQAQALAKLAQQRKYQRVSTIVINDDYGVGLEREFTQAFKQQGGTVAGEDKPARYDPKATTFDSEAVIAFGNKPDAVAAFIYGETGSLFLKASYQQGLSQGVQIMLTDGGYSEDFAEQVGKTQDGKFILAGAIGTIPSADGQALAAFTKLWQQKQAKPLSAFVPHAWDAAALLVLAAEAADNNTGEGIKSQLREVSGPPGTPVTDVCDGLARLQKGEQIDYQGASGNVDIDENGDVVSSYDVWTVKDDGKLETIGKVNPAQ; from the coding sequence ATGAATAGATTTGCTTGGCTGAGGCAGTGGTTGAGGTATCGTGCGGTAGTGGCTGCTGGTGCAGTTGGTTTGGCGATCGCATCCTGCCAAAGCCCTAGTAATCCTGGTGGCATCAACCCGTCCCCTACCGCTACTCCTGACACTAAGGGGCTAAAACTGGGAGCCTTGCTGCCTGCCACAGGTGACTTATCGGCGGTGGGGCCACCCCTGCTGGACTCTGTTTCGTTGTTGGTGCAGACGGTGAACCAGTGTGGTGGCGTGAATCAGGCACCTGTAAGTTTAGTTTCGGAAGATGACCAGACTGAGCCTGCGGCTGGGGCGGAAGCAATGGCCAAACTGGTGGAAGTGGATCGAGTTGCAGGGGTGGTGGGTTCTTTTCCCAGTAGTGTTTCCAGTGCAGCGGTGGATGTGGCAGTTCGCAATCGCGTGATGCTGATTTCGCCCGCCAGCACTAGCCCAACGTTTACGGAACGAGCTAAAAAAGGTGATTTTCAAGGCTTTTGGGCACGGACTGCTCCACCCGACACTTACCAGGCTCAGGCTCTAGCTAAACTGGCTCAGCAACGGAAATACCAGCGAGTTTCGACGATTGTGATCAACGACGATTACGGCGTGGGGTTAGAGCGAGAGTTTACACAAGCTTTTAAGCAGCAGGGTGGCACGGTGGCAGGTGAAGATAAACCCGCTCGTTATGACCCCAAAGCAACGACTTTTGACTCAGAAGCCGTGATCGCTTTTGGCAATAAACCTGATGCCGTTGCTGCCTTTATCTATGGCGAGACAGGCAGTTTGTTCCTCAAAGCCTCTTATCAACAGGGTCTGAGCCAAGGGGTGCAGATCATGCTGACCGATGGCGGCTATTCGGAGGACTTTGCCGAACAGGTGGGTAAAACCCAGGATGGCAAATTCATTCTGGCAGGGGCGATCGGCACAATTCCGAGTGCGGACGGTCAAGCCTTGGCCGCTTTTACGAAGCTCTGGCAGCAGAAACAGGCTAAACCTCTGAGTGCGTTTGTTCCTCATGCCTGGGATGCGGCAGCGCTTTTGGTCTTGGCAGCAGAAGCGGCGGACAACAACACGGGTGAAGGCATCAAGAGCCAACTTAGGGAAGTATCTGGCCCCCCTGGAACTCCAGTGACGGATGTCTGCGACGGCTTAGCACGCCTACAAAAGGGTGAACAAATTGATTACCAAGGCGCGAGCGGCAATGTGGACATTGATGAGAATGGCGATGTGGTCAGCAGCTACGATGTCTGGACAGTCAAGGATGACGGCAAGCTAGAGACGATTGGTAAGGTGAATCCTGCCCAGTAA
- a CDS encoding N-acetyltransferase has product MKIQFRQATEVDFDFLNKMHAACLREHVERIYPWNPDLFGETFNPRLIQIILANQIEIGMFQLLQREGELYLSNLLILPRFQNCGLGTLILKNVLEQGQALNLPVQLQVLKQNPAKRLYDRLGFISLEETKTHYIMRCSQSPIFEALSSSQRDSLLQQ; this is encoded by the coding sequence ATGAAAATACAATTTCGGCAGGCAACCGAAGTAGATTTTGATTTCCTAAATAAAATGCACGCAGCTTGTCTCAGAGAACATGTAGAGCGCATTTATCCTTGGAATCCCGACTTATTCGGTGAAACCTTTAATCCTCGTCTGATCCAAATAATTCTTGCTAATCAAATCGAGATAGGAATGTTCCAACTCTTGCAGCGTGAAGGGGAGCTGTATCTTAGCAATCTCTTGATTCTGCCTAGATTTCAAAACTGTGGCCTTGGTACTCTAATCCTGAAAAATGTTCTTGAACAAGGGCAAGCTTTAAATTTACCTGTGCAGTTACAGGTGCTTAAACAGAACCCAGCTAAGCGCCTTTACGATCGCCTAGGCTTTATTAGCCTTGAAGAGACGAAGACACACTACATCATGCGGTGCTCTCAATCCCCTATATTCGAGGCACTATCATCTAGCCAAAGAGATAGCCTATTGCAGCAGTAA
- the malQ gene encoding 4-alpha-glucanotransferase → MPFPRASGVLLHPTSFPSRFGIGDLGLEAYRFIDFLADSAQQLWQILPLGPTGEPWNSPYLSSYSSMAGNHLLISLEVLRDKGLLAEADLTELPEMPLAVDFGKVRQVKMPLLQKAWQNFQTNASAVQQKEFEGFCKGTAYWLDDYALFMALKEAFQDTSWPTWEPAIAKRQPDAIAQWQDKLQAEIWLHKFLQFEFFQQWSALRKYANLRGIKVIGDISIYVSQDSADVWGNPENFCLDSETGEPALMAGVPPDYFSETGQLWGNPVYNWEQLQKTGFKWWVQRFQALFDYVDMVRVDHFRGFQAYWAVQQGETTAMNGEWIEAPGEALFETLQQQFGQLPVLAEDLGVITPEVDALRDRFGFPSMKILQFAFGDMGDKNFLPFRYLPNSVVYPGTHDNETIVGWFNRLSPSDRDTVVNYLGCLSEAGIHWDFVRLALSSVSNQAIIQLQDVLGLDNEGRMNDPSDNAGNWTWRYQTNALTPEVRDRLKRMTELFGRAPQTQS, encoded by the coding sequence ATGCCCTTTCCCAGAGCTAGCGGCGTTTTACTGCATCCCACCTCATTTCCCAGCCGATTTGGAATTGGTGACTTAGGCTTAGAAGCCTACCGCTTCATCGACTTCTTAGCTGACAGCGCCCAACAACTTTGGCAGATTTTACCATTAGGGCCAACAGGCGAGCCCTGGAATTCTCCTTACCTGTCGTCCTACTCTTCAATGGCAGGCAACCATCTGCTGATTAGCCTGGAAGTCCTGCGCGACAAAGGACTATTAGCAGAAGCAGATTTAACCGAGCTGCCAGAAATGCCCTTAGCCGTTGATTTCGGCAAAGTGCGGCAGGTCAAAATGCCCTTGCTGCAAAAGGCTTGGCAGAATTTTCAGACGAACGCTTCAGCCGTACAACAAAAAGAATTTGAAGGGTTTTGCAAAGGCACGGCTTACTGGCTGGACGATTACGCCCTATTCATGGCATTGAAAGAGGCATTTCAAGATACCAGTTGGCCCACTTGGGAACCCGCGATCGCTAAACGCCAACCAGACGCGATCGCCCAGTGGCAAGACAAACTTCAAGCCGAGATTTGGCTGCACAAATTCCTGCAATTTGAGTTTTTCCAGCAGTGGTCAGCGCTGAGGAAATACGCCAACTTACGCGGAATCAAAGTGATTGGCGATATTTCTATTTATGTCTCTCAGGACAGCGCTGATGTCTGGGGTAATCCAGAAAACTTCTGCCTCGACTCTGAAACTGGAGAGCCTGCATTGATGGCAGGAGTCCCACCCGATTACTTCAGTGAAACGGGACAACTCTGGGGCAATCCCGTTTACAACTGGGAGCAGTTGCAAAAAACTGGTTTCAAGTGGTGGGTGCAGCGTTTCCAAGCCTTGTTCGACTACGTAGATATGGTTCGGGTTGACCACTTCCGAGGCTTCCAGGCTTATTGGGCCGTGCAGCAGGGTGAAACCACCGCGATGAATGGGGAGTGGATTGAAGCACCAGGGGAAGCTTTATTTGAAACCCTTCAGCAGCAATTTGGGCAACTGCCTGTACTCGCAGAAGACTTAGGAGTGATTACGCCAGAAGTCGATGCCTTGCGCGATCGCTTTGGTTTCCCCAGTATGAAAATTCTGCAATTCGCCTTTGGCGACATGGGGGACAAAAATTTCTTGCCCTTTAGATATTTGCCTAACAGCGTGGTTTATCCAGGCACCCACGACAACGAAACGATTGTGGGTTGGTTTAATCGCCTCTCGCCCAGCGATCGCGACACTGTGGTTAACTACTTGGGTTGCTTAAGTGAAGCGGGAATTCACTGGGACTTTGTGCGGCTGGCGCTCAGCTCTGTGTCTAACCAAGCCATCATTCAGTTGCAAGATGTGCTGGGCTTGGACAACGAAGGTCGCATGAATGATCCCAGCGACAACGCAGGCAACTGGACCTGGCGATACCAAACCAATGCCCTAACTCCAGAGGTTCGCGATCGCCTCAAAAGGATGACCGAGTTGTTTGGTCGCGCCCCTCAAACTCAAAGTTAA
- a CDS encoding helix-turn-helix domain-containing protein encodes MKKSALQQEQERIEILQEMGSHLRQLRQEQSMSLEEVAAKTKIQMRLLNAIESGQLEELPEPVYIQSFIKQFADALGINGAAFASSFPTTPILRPVQQPWRHLPAAQLRPVHLYVVYVCLIVFAVNSLSYLMNRSTTPTLANVEAYQPSGNQPPGQAVSPVVSNQVFGPFSPAKTTATPGKQKSITPGLAGLLSAPPDANNANDANKPVRVSVILKAQSWIRVVTDGKTEFEGVLPEGTQRVWMADEQLTLRAGNAGGVLVGLNEQQAKQLGDPGSVEEVTFEANANAAQLPSNVLNDAIEGSGNTANVAVFSAPSDQVAIR; translated from the coding sequence ATGAAGAAGTCAGCCCTACAACAAGAGCAAGAGCGAATCGAAATACTGCAAGAGATGGGGTCTCACTTACGCCAGCTTCGCCAAGAACAGTCAATGTCGTTAGAGGAAGTTGCTGCCAAAACCAAGATCCAAATGCGTCTCCTCAACGCGATTGAATCAGGTCAACTAGAGGAATTACCGGAACCCGTTTATATTCAAAGCTTTATTAAACAGTTTGCCGATGCGCTGGGGATCAATGGGGCAGCGTTTGCGAGTTCATTCCCCACTACACCAATTTTGCGGCCTGTCCAGCAGCCTTGGCGTCACCTACCCGCAGCTCAATTACGTCCCGTTCATCTATACGTTGTTTATGTCTGCTTGATTGTATTTGCAGTCAATAGCTTGTCTTACCTCATGAACCGTTCTACTACGCCGACGCTGGCGAATGTAGAAGCTTACCAACCATCGGGTAATCAACCACCCGGACAAGCAGTTAGCCCAGTGGTATCTAATCAGGTTTTTGGCCCCTTTAGCCCTGCGAAAACGACCGCCACTCCAGGTAAGCAAAAATCTATAACGCCAGGGCTAGCGGGTCTACTCTCTGCTCCACCAGATGCTAACAACGCCAACGATGCCAACAAGCCCGTCAGAGTCAGCGTGATCTTAAAAGCGCAATCTTGGATTCGGGTAGTAACTGACGGCAAAACTGAATTTGAAGGAGTCTTGCCGGAAGGCACCCAGCGGGTTTGGATGGCAGATGAGCAGCTAACATTGCGGGCGGGTAATGCTGGGGGTGTCTTGGTCGGGCTAAATGAACAACAGGCCAAGCAGCTAGGTGATCCTGGCTCGGTCGAAGAAGTCACGTTTGAAGCCAATGCGAATGCGGCTCAACTTCCCTCAAATGTGCTGAATGATGCCATAGAAGGCTCTGGAAACACCGCGAATGTTGCAGTATTTTCAGCTCCATCTGACCAGGTAGCGATTCGCTAG
- a CDS encoding pseudouridine synthase — MEERLHKILAQWGIASRRHAEKMIQDGRVRLNGTVAQLGQKADTQRDRIEVDGVTIQPAQRPQHLYLLLHKPAGVVSTCDDPWQRSTVLDLLPEDLQQGHGLHPVGRLDFDSTGALLLTNDGELTYYLTHPRHQIPKTYNVWVQGRPSESVLQQWRQGVILANRKTLPAQVRVIERQMGKTHLEIVLNEGRNRQIRRVAEQLGHPVLQLHRIAIGPIQLQQLLPGHYRALSEFEINFLQTETVSPKRSTGS, encoded by the coding sequence ATGGAAGAACGGCTGCATAAAATTCTGGCCCAATGGGGCATTGCTTCTCGTCGTCATGCTGAGAAGATGATTCAAGATGGGCGAGTGCGCTTAAATGGTACTGTAGCGCAACTAGGCCAGAAAGCGGATACTCAACGCGATCGCATTGAAGTGGATGGAGTCACGATCCAGCCCGCTCAGCGGCCTCAACACCTGTACCTTCTACTCCACAAACCTGCGGGTGTCGTCTCAACCTGTGATGACCCCTGGCAGCGCTCTACAGTGCTTGATTTACTGCCTGAAGATCTACAACAAGGCCACGGTCTGCATCCTGTCGGTCGTCTAGATTTTGACTCTACTGGGGCTTTACTGTTAACCAATGACGGTGAACTAACGTATTATCTGACTCACCCTCGTCATCAAATCCCCAAAACTTATAATGTTTGGGTGCAAGGCCGTCCTTCCGAGTCAGTTTTGCAGCAATGGCGTCAGGGAGTTATCTTAGCGAATCGCAAAACCTTACCTGCACAAGTCCGTGTTATAGAGCGGCAAATGGGGAAAACTCACTTAGAAATCGTGCTGAACGAGGGTAGAAACCGACAAATTCGCCGAGTGGCCGAACAACTCGGACATCCAGTCCTACAACTCCATCGGATAGCAATTGGACCGATTCAACTCCAACAACTCCTTCCCGGTCACTACCGAGCCCTTAGCGAGTTTGAAATTAATTTTTTACAGACGGAAACTGTTAGCCCTAAACGATCTACTGGTTCCTAG
- a CDS encoding PAS domain-containing sensor histidine kinase — MGLALGLALLGGYRLRLNRRLNLLVRELESEILGAPTSLTSRLTLAIAHQKNLSQQLEREIETWRQVVFSAPVGYVQVDEDNQLIWCNAQARQILGIQQWESSKPRLLLELVRSYELDQLIEQTRDAQQPCHSEWVFHLSSPDPASISRQPTCPLRACGLPLLAGQVGVFLENRQEAATLAQQRDRWTSDVAHELKTPLTSIRLVAETLQTRLEPPLRTWIDRLLNEAIRLSNLVQDLLDLKQIERGAPYCLNLSSLNLSELIQSAWLSLEPLARKKHLHLLYRGPEVVLIQADGPRLFRVLINLLDNSIRYSPPHQEIRVQVSVQDAALKPTEPPNQQNQQICLEVIDSGPGFPESALPYVFDRFYQVDPSRSRPSGTSSASEGQTAVKRIKVPNSTPLGASSSNSQNSDGAASPEAIAAEKNKSLIISSGSTTNPKNKLEPLPHPVTVATERGQTHNFTPPEAEAQRTGSSGLGLAIVRQIVEAHQGSVSANNHPETGGAWLQVFLPCQQSHPLVKG, encoded by the coding sequence TTGGGACTGGCACTGGGTTTAGCATTACTAGGAGGGTATCGCCTCCGGCTGAACCGCAGACTGAACTTGTTGGTCCGAGAACTAGAGTCGGAGATTTTGGGAGCGCCTACTTCTTTGACTTCCCGCTTAACGCTGGCGATCGCCCACCAAAAAAATCTGAGTCAACAGCTCGAAAGAGAAATTGAAACCTGGAGACAGGTCGTTTTTAGCGCCCCTGTCGGCTATGTACAGGTGGATGAAGATAATCAATTAATTTGGTGTAATGCTCAAGCGCGGCAGATCCTAGGCATCCAGCAGTGGGAATCTAGCAAACCTCGCCTCTTGCTGGAATTAGTCCGCTCTTACGAACTCGATCAACTGATTGAGCAAACCCGTGATGCTCAGCAACCTTGTCATAGCGAGTGGGTATTTCACCTGAGTAGTCCCGATCCCGCTAGCATCTCCCGCCAACCAACCTGCCCCCTACGAGCTTGCGGATTACCCTTGCTAGCAGGGCAAGTCGGAGTTTTTCTAGAAAACCGTCAAGAAGCTGCAACCCTAGCGCAGCAACGCGATCGCTGGACTTCAGATGTCGCCCATGAGCTAAAAACGCCTTTAACCTCTATTCGCTTAGTAGCTGAAACCCTACAAACTCGACTAGAGCCACCCCTCAGGACTTGGATCGATCGCTTACTCAACGAAGCCATTCGCCTGAGCAATTTAGTCCAAGACCTACTAGACCTGAAACAAATTGAGCGGGGTGCGCCTTACTGCCTCAATCTCAGCAGCCTCAATCTCTCGGAGCTAATTCAGTCCGCTTGGCTCAGCTTAGAACCACTGGCTCGCAAAAAACATTTGCACCTGCTCTACCGAGGCCCTGAAGTAGTGTTAATTCAAGCCGATGGCCCACGACTTTTCCGGGTCTTAATCAATTTGCTAGATAACAGTATCAGATACAGCCCTCCCCACCAGGAAATCAGGGTGCAGGTGAGTGTTCAGGATGCCGCTCTCAAGCCCACAGAGCCACCTAACCAGCAGAACCAGCAGATCTGTTTGGAAGTGATTGATTCGGGGCCAGGTTTCCCTGAAAGTGCTCTACCCTACGTCTTCGACAGATTTTATCAAGTTGACCCTTCGCGATCGCGTCCTTCCGGGACCAGTTCTGCTTCAGAAGGACAAACCGCCGTCAAACGGATTAAGGTGCCAAACTCAACTCCCCTAGGAGCTTCGAGTTCCAATAGCCAGAATAGCGATGGAGCTGCCTCTCCAGAAGCGATCGCGGCAGAAAAAAACAAGAGCCTAATTATTTCATCAGGCTCAACAACAAACCCAAAAAATAAACTAGAACCTCTACCCCATCCGGTGACAGTTGCTACCGAGCGTGGACAGACACACAACTTCACCCCCCCTGAAGCAGAAGCTCAACGGACTGGCAGTAGTGGATTAGGGCTGGCCATTGTCCGACAGATTGTGGAGGCACATCAAGGATCGGTCAGTGCCAACAACCATCCCGAAACTGGAGGAGCGTGGTTACAGGTTTTTCTACCCTGCCAGCAATCTCACCCATTGGTAAAAGGCTGA
- a CDS encoding winged helix-turn-helix domain-containing protein translates to MGRVLIVEDEELIRETIALALTEEGYEVLVAEDGRSVLELTLKSETGSEAESTQLDLVILDLMLPYINGLDLCRLIRHEGNSVPILMLSAKGSETDRVVGLEVGADDYLTKPFGMRELIARCRALLRRHRHAQPPSHETTLKFQDITLYPQECRVTVRGEEINLSPKEFRILELFMTHPRRVWSREQLIERVWGPDFMGDSKTVDVHIRWLREKLELDPSHPEYLLTVRGFGYRFG, encoded by the coding sequence TTGGGACGAGTTTTGATTGTCGAAGACGAAGAGTTAATTCGTGAAACGATTGCTCTAGCGCTAACCGAAGAAGGTTATGAGGTTCTGGTTGCGGAAGATGGGCGCAGTGTTTTAGAGCTAACTCTCAAATCTGAAACAGGCAGTGAAGCTGAATCAACCCAGCTAGATTTAGTCATCCTTGATCTGATGCTGCCTTACATCAACGGGCTAGATCTGTGCCGATTGATTCGTCATGAAGGCAACAGCGTTCCCATTCTCATGCTCAGTGCTAAAGGTAGCGAAACCGATCGCGTGGTGGGGCTAGAAGTTGGGGCAGATGATTATCTCACCAAGCCCTTTGGCATGCGAGAACTGATCGCTCGCTGTCGTGCCCTACTCCGTCGCCATCGTCATGCTCAGCCTCCGAGCCACGAAACAACCCTCAAGTTTCAAGACATTACCCTCTATCCTCAAGAATGTCGCGTGACGGTGAGAGGCGAAGAAATTAATCTTTCACCTAAAGAATTTCGGATTTTAGAGCTATTCATGACTCATCCCCGGCGAGTCTGGTCGCGCGAACAACTGATTGAACGAGTTTGGGGGCCTGACTTTATGGGAGATAGTAAAACGGTGGATGTGCATATCCGCTGGTTACGGGAAAAACTAGAACTTGACCCTAGTCATCCAGAATACCTATTGACGGTACGAGGCTTTGGCTATCGGTTTGGCTAA